The sequence ACATCCAAATCATCGCATAGTTTGTTACCTTTATCTTGACTTGCGACATTTCTAATTACTGTGTGACCCGCTACTCCTGCGTGTTCTAAAGCTTCTAAAATTTTGGCTAATTCAACATAGTTGATAAAAATTTCGATGCGTTTAACTAAGTGCATTATTTTATTTCCAAAAGATGTTAATACCGTAAAGATATAGCGGTATACCCACAATAATATTAAAGGGAAATGTGACGGCTAAGGCAGTGGAGACATACAAACTGGGGTTGGCTTCAGGAACAGTTAATCGCATGGCTGCAGGAACTGCAATGTATGATGCACTGGCACAGAGCACAGAAAATAAAAGTGTATCGCCCTTTGGCATCCCAATTAATTTAGCAACTACCAGACCAATAATGGCATTAACAATTGGCACCAAAATCGCAAACGCAATCAGGAAAACTCCGGTTTTTTTCAAATCTTTGATTCTTTTGGCAGCTAAAAGCCCCATATCAAGTAAGAAGAATGTGAGAACACCATAAAATAAATCTTGGGTGAATGGTTTTAATACTTGTCCTCCATGTTCGCCAGTTAGTATGCCCATAATTAAGCTACCAACTAACAAAAATACAGAACTATTAAAGCAGGCTTCTCTTAATACTTCAGTCCAGGAAATTGAGCGTTTTACTTGTGCGGCTGTGAACACATTGACCAAAATTAATCCGACAATAATCGCTGGAGATTCCATGAGGGCCAGCGCTGCTACCATGTAGCCATCGTAGACTATACCCAATTCCGTGAGGAAGGAACTAGCGGTAATAAATGTGACAGCACTTATGGAACCGTAGGTAGCGGCGATAGCAGCTGCGTTGTAAGTGTCAAGTTTCAGTTTGAGAATGAAAAATGTATAGGTCGGAACTATACACGCCATGATGATTGAGGCGATGAGGGTGAGGATAACTGCTTGATTAATCCCACTTTTGGCGAGTTCCACACCACCCTTAAACCCAATCGCAAACAATAAATAAAGCGAGAAAAGTTTGGGAAGGGGCGCAGGAATTTCCAAATCTGACTTGAGGAAAACCGCCAACATCCCTAGAAAAAAGGCCAAGACGGGAGGATTTAAGATGTTTGATAAGATCAAACCAATGTCCATTTTTAGCGCTCCTCTGCATCTTGTAGTAAAGAATATTTGTGAATTGTTACATAATAACGCAAGTTGCAATCATACATAACTGCTCAAGAATAAAAAGTCAAGTTTTCCAGTCAAAAACTCTTTTTCATTTGCTGCTATTAACTATGTGGATGAATTAAAAGAGTGAGGACTTTAGTCTTTAAAAAAGGGCTTCAGCCCTGACTAAGAACTCAAATACAATATTTTGATATTGCTATTCTCGCTCTCTGCTTCACCAGTTGGAGATGCTGACATCATATTGATTAAAAAATCATCTGTGGCTGGAGCAATTGATATCCTGCATCTTTAATTTTTTGATTTGACACCCAAGAATTGTAAACGCGATCGCTCTCTAAAGAAGTATCCCAAGTAACAGTAGGTAAATTATGGGTTTTAAACACATTATCTAGCAAATCACGACTGCTAAGATGGGCATCGTCTACTAAGTTATAAATTCCTGATAATTGCTGCTCCCGGACAAAATCAATTGCGCCGACAATATCATCAAGATGAATCCAATTGGTGACATCTTCCCCATTCCCCGGACGAGTTGTTCCAGCAGCACGACCAAATATTTTAATCAGTTCTCTACCGGGGCCATAAATTCCCCCTAAACGCAAAATACAAACGCGCTGATTAGCGGTTGCGGCTGATAGTAAAACTGCTTCTGTTGCTTGCAAAATTCTACCGTTGTTATTGCTAGGTGCTGTTGCTGTTTGTTCATCTACAACTGCACCTTTTTTGTTACCATAAACAGCGTAACTGCCTGTATATATCAGTTGTTTAATTGTCGGAAATTCCGGTAAGATTGAGGCTATAGTCTTGGCAGTTTCCAGATAAGTTTCTTCATAGACATTTACACCTTTTGCACCCACACTCAAGAGGACAACATCTTGATTTTGTAATGCTGCTTTGAGTTGTTCTGGATTATTTCCCTGAGCAACTACAACTTTTTGAGCTACAACATTGAGATGGGGGACACGTCCGGGTGTAGTTGTAGTTGCGGTGATGTTAAAATTTTGGTTTTGTTGCCAATATTGGGCGACTGCATAGCCCACATAACCACAACCAATGATTGCAATGTTCATCACTAGATTTTTGACAAAAAGATACTTTTTATTGAACCACAAATATGGCAGACAATCGGGTATATTCTTCCCGACACCCAATCATCGATTAACTATGAATTGCCCCATCAGGCATGATAGCACCTGCGAGGTTAGCACCAATCAATTTTACAAGCAAGCGATCGCCAGAACGAATCCGCGCCCCTGTTAAATCGGCTCCCCGCAAATCAGCACCGCTGAGATCCGCGCCTATTAAGTTTGCGGAGCGCAAATTTGCTTCCCGCATAT is a genomic window of Fortiea contorta PCC 7126 containing:
- a CDS encoding sodium-dependent bicarbonate transport family permease; the encoded protein is MDIGLILSNILNPPVLAFFLGMLAVFLKSDLEIPAPLPKLFSLYLLFAIGFKGGVELAKSGINQAVILTLIASIIMACIVPTYTFFILKLKLDTYNAAAIAATYGSISAVTFITASSFLTELGIVYDGYMVAALALMESPAIIVGLILVNVFTAAQVKRSISWTEVLREACFNSSVFLLVGSLIMGILTGEHGGQVLKPFTQDLFYGVLTFFLLDMGLLAAKRIKDLKKTGVFLIAFAILVPIVNAIIGLVVAKLIGMPKGDTLLFSVLCASASYIAVPAAMRLTVPEANPSLYVSTALAVTFPFNIIVGIPLYLYGINIFWK
- a CDS encoding P-II family nitrogen regulator; this encodes MHLVKRIEIFINYVELAKILEALEHAGVAGHTVIRNVASQDKGNKLCDDLDVTMLDNVYVIAFFPPEQLSSVETNIRAILNKFGGACFVSDAMELETTKRVG
- a CDS encoding SDR family oxidoreductase codes for the protein MNIAIIGCGYVGYAVAQYWQQNQNFNITATTTTPGRVPHLNVVAQKVVVAQGNNPEQLKAALQNQDVVLLSVGAKGVNVYEETYLETAKTIASILPEFPTIKQLIYTGSYAVYGNKKGAVVDEQTATAPSNNNGRILQATEAVLLSAATANQRVCILRLGGIYGPGRELIKIFGRAAGTTRPGNGEDVTNWIHLDDIVGAIDFVREQQLSGIYNLVDDAHLSSRDLLDNVFKTHNLPTVTWDTSLESDRVYNSWVSNQKIKDAGYQLLQPQMIF